From one Lolium rigidum isolate FL_2022 chromosome 4, APGP_CSIRO_Lrig_0.1, whole genome shotgun sequence genomic stretch:
- the LOC124649373 gene encoding 30S ribosomal protein S7, chloroplastic has translation MSRRGTAEKRTAKSDPIFRNRLVNMVVNRIMKDGKKSLAYQILYRAVKKIQQKTETNPLLVLRQAIRRVTPNIGVKTRRNKKGSTRKVPIEIGSKQGRALAIRWLLEASQKRPGRNMAFKLSSELVDAAKGSGGAIRKKEATHRMAEANRALAHFR, from the coding sequence ATGTCACGTCGAGGTACTGCAGAAAAAAGAACTGCAAAATCCGATCCTATTTTTCGTAATCGATTAGTTAACATGGTGGTTAACCGTATTATGAAAGACGGAAAAAAATCATTGGCTTATCAAATTCTCTATCGAGCCGTGAAAAAGATTCAACAAAAGACAGAAACAAATCCACTATTGGTTTTACGTCAAGCAATACGTAGAGTAACTCCCAATATAGGAGTAAAAACAAGACGTAATAAAAAAGGATCGACGCGGAAAGTTCCGATTGAAATAGGATCTAAACAAGGAAGAGCACTTGCCATTCGTTGGTTATTAGAAGCATCCCAAAAGCGTCCGGGTCGAAATATGGCTTTCAAATTAAGTTCCGAATTAGTAGATGCTGCCAAAGGGAGTGGGGGTGCCATACGCAAAAAGGAAGCGACTCATAGAATGGCAGAGGCAAATAGAGCTCTTGCACATTTTCGTTAA